Part of the Aquimarina sp. TRL1 genome, TTTCTGCATCATAAAGTAGAATATCGGCAGCCATGAGCATAGGGTAGGTAAATAATCCTGCATTTACATCTTCGAGCCTGTCTGCTTTATCCTTGAATGAATGGGCAAGCGTAAGCCTTTGATATGGGAAGAAGCAATTTAAATACCAAGATAGTTCTGTTACTTGTGGAATATCACTTTGACGATAAAATACACTTTTTTGAATGTCTAGTCCAAAGGCAAGCCAGGTAGCAGCAGTGGAATAGGTGTTTTCTCGCAGTGTTTTAGCATCTTTTATTTGGGTTAAAGAGTGCATGTCTGCAATAAACAGGAAAGAGTCATTTTCTGGTTGGTTAGATATTTCAATAGCCGGCATAATAGCTCCCAGAATGTTTCCTAAGTGTGGAGTTCCTGTACTTTGTACGCCTGTTAGAATTCGTGACATAATATATTTTGGTTTCGCGCAAAGGTATATCTTTTGTTCAGATAGCTCAAATCAATTATGTATTTTTGAAGTTATGGTAATTTTAAAAAAGATAATCATCCTGTTTTGGAGGATCTGGTTTTATATAATGATGGGGGTTCCTATTATTATAATGTTTCCTTTATTATTATTGTTTACTTCCCGGGATCAGTGGTATCCTTATTTTTTTGTTTTGGCTAGATTTTGGGCAAAAATTGTACTTTATGGAACAGGTTTTTTTCCTAAGGTAACCAGAGAAGCTACCATCGATAGAAAGAAAAGCTATATGTTTATAGCCAATCATACTTCTATGGCTGATATTATGTTGATGTTGTATTGTGTGAAGAATCCTTTTGTTTTTGTAGGAAAAAAAGAATTGGTGAAAATTCCTGTATTTGGTTTTTTTTATAAGAGGACTTGCATTTTGGTGGATAGAGGTAGTCAGAAAAGCAGGAAAGAAGTTTTTGTTCAGGCGCAGGCACGATTGCAGTCTGGAATTAGTATTTGTATTTTTCCTGAAGGAGGAGTGCCTGATGATGAGCGTGTAATATTGGACGTGTTTAAAGATGGGGCTTTTCGATTGGCAATTGATCACAAGATTCCGATATTACCATTGACATTTTTTGATAATAAGAAACGATTTTCTTATACGTTTTTTAGCGGGTCACCAGGGGTGATGCGAGCTGTTGTTCATAAAGAAATTCCTACGAACACTCTTTCTTTAGAAGATAAGAAAGTATTAAAAGAAGCTTCCAGATCAGTAATCCTACATGCTTTGGAGAGTGACCAGAAAAGCCTGTTGGGGGGTACTGTTTAAAAAGAGAAGCTTACTCCGGTATATACTCCAAAATAATAGGGTTTGAAATCTTCTGCATTGCTATTAAAGCCATTAATTTGATATTTGAAAATGGGTTCCAGATTAAGTAAAAAGTGCTTAGATAGTTTATAGTCCAGCCCTAGTCCCAGATTGCTACTATAGCTAATGTCGTTGATGTTATTAGCTTTTCCGATATTCGTTTCAAAATCTCCTGAGCTGATAGAGATGCTATTATCATCTAAGAAAAGAGAGCTAAATCCACCAATCAGATGAATTCCTATTTTTTGATCCGTAAGGGTGTATTTTAACTCTATAGGGATTTCTATATATCGTATGTTCTGATTCAGTAA contains:
- a CDS encoding lysophospholipid acyltransferase family protein — protein: MFPLLLLFTSRDQWYPYFFVLARFWAKIVLYGTGFFPKVTREATIDRKKSYMFIANHTSMADIMLMLYCVKNPFVFVGKKELVKIPVFGFFYKRTCILVDRGSQKSRKEVFVQAQARLQSGISICIFPEGGVPDDERVILDVFKDGAFRLAIDHKIPILPLTFFDNKKRFSYTFFSGSPGVMRAVVHKEIPTNTLSLEDKKVLKEASRSVILHALESDQKSLLGGTV